A stretch of Malus sylvestris chromosome 11, drMalSylv7.2, whole genome shotgun sequence DNA encodes these proteins:
- the LOC126589835 gene encoding uncharacterized protein LOC126589835: protein MGFWCHFFKVIFGGFPKINRLFLLSRRKETSYLQKFVLMFVGGTLGGYLFICEKVSAALPFLDLHTDPERTALGLHLDPEALNWCMENDINKAAVDGHCRMSLFHGNVLQPFEAKLIKFEPRSRGETFHSL from the exons ATGGGTTTTTGGTGCCATTTTTTTAAGGTAATTTTTGGTGGGTTTCCCAAAATTAACCGACTCTTCCTCCTCAG TCGCCGAAAGGAGACAAGCTATTTGCAGAAGTTCGTTTTGATGTTTGTGGGTGGGACTCTGGGTGGTTACCTCTTCATCTGTGAGAAGGTTTCCGCGGCACTGCCCTTCTTAG ATCTCCATACTGACCCGGAAAGGACTGCTTTAGGGTTGCATTTGGACCCGGAAGCGCTAAATTGGTGCATGGAGAATGACATAAATAAAGCTGCGGTCGATGGACATTGCAGAATGTCCCTCTTTCACGGGAATGTCTTGCAACCTTTTGAGGCCAAACTAATTAAGTTTGAGCCGAGAAGCAGAGGAGAAACATTTCACTCACTGTGA